The nucleotide sequence tcaaaatctacttgtgattagGCTCAATCACAAAATCACGAAAGATTTTTCAGATGtgctttttcattttctttttcaatatgaTTTTCCGCAtccttttgttatttttatatttcGATCTATTTTTAATTTGCAGATTTTACAACAGAAGGCGGTAACTGCATTATGGTGGAGATGACCCGGACACCGTGTCCGCCTGTGTTTAGTCCGCCCATACTTGTCGCGTCATCtaaaaaactgttttgcagCATTTTCATTCACACCATCAGCACACTTCTCACATTTTCAGTATAACTCTCGTAGAACGACCACGTTTTACGCTCTTCGTAATAAAATATCATTACATACACGATTAAATTCAgtgatattttgcaattttccaaGCTGTCTCAAAGCAATTTAAAATGTCTTTCACCGAAAGTAAGTTgacttaattatattttttttatatttattgacattttaacattctaaattttttttatgacggTTTCGTGCTTCTCCTTTTGTCATTTCATCCAATTTAATACAACACCAAGTTGGAGGTCacaaattgggaaaattgaTTATAGAAGGCAAAACGAAGCAAGTGTACGATTTGCCCAATAAGAAAGGGCACTGTTTAATATTAAGCAAAGATCGCATTACGGCGGGTGATGGGGTTAAAGCACATGATTTAGCTGGAAAAGCAGCAATCTCCACACAAACTAATGGAAAAGTTTTTGAGCTATTAAATGCAGCTGGACTCAATACGGCTTTTGTGGAGACAGTTACCGAAACTGCCTTTATtgccaaaaaatgttttatgatACCAATTGAATGGGTTTGTCGTCGTTTAGCAACAGGTTCATTTCTAAGACGCAATCCAGGCGTTCCAGAAGGTTTTCGTTTTTGTCCACCAAAGCAGGAGATATTCTTCAAGGATGATGCAAATCATGATCCTCAATGGTGCGAAGAGCAAATTTTAGCCGCTGGTTTTGAATTTAATGGGCGAAAGATAGGTGAGACATTTTTGAATATTGTGCCATACGAGTAGTACTGTCGTTCGTAAATCACAGCCTTCTCCATATATTTACAGGCCAAAATGAGATAGATTTCATGCGTCAATATACAATCGTTGTTTTCGAAATTCTCGAGAAAGCATGGGCCACCCGACAATGTGCCCTTATCGACATGAAAATTGAATTCGGCGTCAACGATGATGGTAATATTATCTTAGCGGATGTTATTGACTCAGACTCTTGGCGTCTGTGGCCAGACGGTGATAAACGTCTCATGGTGGACAAGCAAGTTTACAGGAATCTTACAAAAGTCAGTCAATCAGACTTAGACACAGTTAAGCGCAATTTTGAATGGGTGTCTAAACAACTTGATAATATTATTCCTAAAAATGATAGTCTTGTTGTGATTCTCATGGGAAGTGCCTCTGATCTGGTACATTGCGAAAAGATAGGCAAGTACTGTCAGGAATATGGCTTAAATGTGGAACTTCGTGTTTCATCAGCTCACAAGGGAACTCGCACAACACTTGATATTGTGGCAGAGTATGAAGGAAGTCTTGGAAAGCTTGTTTTCATTACCGTGGCTGGACGTTCAAATGGGTTAGGACCCGTTTTATCTGGAAATACAACTTACCCTGTTATTAATTGTCCGCCTGTTGATTATGCTAATGTAAATCTGGACATTTGGTCTAGTCTAAATGTACCTTCAGGTCTTGGATGTTCAACTGTAATTTACCCAGAAGCAGCTGCTCTTCACGCTGCTCAAATTTTGGGAATAAACAACTATTTCATATGGAGTAAATTGCGAGTAAAGCAGTTAAAAC is from Phlebotomus papatasi isolate M1 chromosome 1, Ppap_2.1, whole genome shotgun sequence and encodes:
- the LOC129799420 gene encoding bifunctional phosphoribosylaminoimidazole carboxylase/phosphoribosylaminoimidazole succinocarboxamide synthetase, which translates into the protein MSFTEIGGHKLGKLIIEGKTKQVYDLPNKKGHCLILSKDRITAGDGVKAHDLAGKAAISTQTNGKVFELLNAAGLNTAFVETVTETAFIAKKCFMIPIEWVCRRLATGSFLRRNPGVPEGFRFCPPKQEIFFKDDANHDPQWCEEQILAAGFEFNGRKIGQNEIDFMRQYTIVVFEILEKAWATRQCALIDMKIEFGVNDDGNIILADVIDSDSWRLWPDGDKRLMVDKQVYRNLTKVSQSDLDTVKRNFEWVSKQLDNIIPKNDSLVVILMGSASDLVHCEKIGKYCQEYGLNVELRVSSAHKGTRTTLDIVAEYEGSLGKLVFITVAGRSNGLGPVLSGNTTYPVINCPPVDYANVNLDIWSSLNVPSGLGCSTVIYPEAAALHAAQILGINNYFIWSKLRVKQLKLLSALQKGDANVKGVRTA